In Dromaius novaehollandiae isolate bDroNov1 chromosome 2, bDroNov1.hap1, whole genome shotgun sequence, one DNA window encodes the following:
- the CTNNB1 gene encoding catenin beta-1, with translation MATQADLMELDMAMEPDRKAAVSHWQQQSYLDSGIHSGATTTAPSLSGKGNPEEEDVDTTQVLYEWEQGFSQSFTQEQVADIDGQYAMTRAQRVRAAMFPETLDEGMQIPSTQFDAAHPTNVQRLAEPSQMLKHAVVNLINYQDDAELATRAIPELTKLLNDEDQVVVNKAAVMVHQLSKKEASRHAIMRSPQMVSAIVRTMQNTNDVETARCTAGTLHNLSHHREGLLAIFKSGGIPALVKMLGSPVDSVLFYAITTLHNLLLHQEGAKMAVRLAGGLQKMVALLNKTNVKFLAITTDCLQILAYGNQESKLIILASGGPQALVNIMRTYTYEKLLWTTSRVLKVLSVCSSNKPAIVEAGGMQALGLHLTDPSQRLVQNCLWTLRNLSDAATKQEGMEGLLGTLVQLLGSDDINVVTCAAGILSNLTCNNYKNKMMVCQVGGIEALVRTVLRAGDREDITEPAICALRHLTSRHQEAEMAQNAVRLHYGLPVVVKLLHPPSHWPLIKATVGLIRNLALCPANHAPLREQGAIPRLVQLLVRAHQDTQRRTSMGGTQQQFVEGVRMEEIVEGCTGALHILARDVHNRIVIRGLNTIPLFVQLLYSPIENIQRVAAGVLCELAQDKEAAEAIEAEGATAPLTELLHSRNEGVATYAAAVLFRMSEDKPQDYKKRLSVELTSSLFRTEPMAWNETADLGLDIGAQGEPLGYRADDPSYRSFHSGGYGQDALGMDPMMEHEMGGHHPGADYPVDGLPDLGHAQDLMDGLPPGDSNQLAWFDTDL, from the exons ATGGCAACTCAAG CTGACTTGATGGAGTTGGATATGGCAATGGAGCcagacagaaaagcagcagtCAGTCATTGGCAGCAACAGTCATATCTGGACTCTGGTATCCATTCTGGTGCCACAACAACTGCTCCCTCCTTGAGTGGCAAGGGAAATCCTGAAGAGGAAGATGTGGACACAACACAAGTCCTGTATGAGTGGGAGCAGGGATTCTCTCAGTCCTTTACCCAGGAACAGGTTGCTG ATATTGATGGCCAGTATGCGATGACTAGAGCTCAGAGAGTACGTGCCGCTATGTTTCCTGAAACACTGGATGAAGGAATGCAAATCCCATCCACACAGTTCGATGCTGCTCATCCAACTAATGTGCAGCGCTTGGCTGAGCCATCCCAGATGTTAAAACATGCTGTTGTTAATTTGATAAACTACCAAGATGATGCTGAACTTGCAACTCGTGCAATCCCTGAACTGACCAAACTGTTGAATGATGAGGACCAG GTGGTGGTGAACAAGGCTGCAGTTATGGTTCATCAGTTATCCAAGAAGGAAGCATCTCGCCATGCTATTATGAGGTCTCCTCAAATGGTATCTGCTATTGTGCGTACCATGCAGAATACGAATGACGTAGAAACAGCCCGTTGTACTGCAGGTACACTACACAATCTCTCACATCACCGTGAAGGCTTGTTGGCTATCTTCAAATCAGGAGGCATCCCTGCTTTGGTTAAAATGCTCGG gTCCCCAGTGGACTCTGTGCTGTTCTATGCCATCACGACTCTTCATAATCTCCTGTTGCATCAGGAAGGAGCCAAAATGGCTGTACGTCTAGCTGGTGGGCTGCAGAAAATGGTCGCCTTGCTTAACAAGACAAATGTTAAATTCTTGGCCATCACAACAGATTGCCTTCAGATTTTAGCCTATGGCAATCAAGAAAGTAAG CTGATTATTCTGGCAAGTGGTGGGCCCCAGGCTCTAGTAAACATAATGAGGACCTATACGTACGAGAAACTATTGTGGACCACAAGTAGGGTGCTGAAGGTGCTGTCAGTCTGCTCCAGCAACAAACCTGCTATTGTTGAGGCTG GTGGGATGCAAGCTTTGGGACTGCACCTTACAGATCCAAGCCAACGTCTTGTCCAGAACTGTCTCTGGACTCTGAGAAATCTGTCAGATGCTGCAACCAAGCAG GAGGGAATGGAAGGCCTTCTAGGAACTCTTGTTCAGCTTTTAGGATCAGATGATATCAATGTTGTAACTTGTGCTGCTGGTATCCTTTCTAACCTTACTTGCAACAATTACAAGAACAAGATGATGGTGTGCCAAGTTGGTGGCATCGAGGCTCTTGTGCGCACAGTTCTTCGGGCTGGAGACAGGGAAGACATCACAGAACCCGCTATCTGTGCGctccgtcacctcacaagcagacatCAAGAAGCTGAGATGGCTCAGAATGCAGTACGTCTCCATTACGGACTCCCAGTGGTGGTTAAACTCTTGCACCCGCCCTCACACTGGCCTTTGATCAAG GCTACTGTTGGTCTGATCCGCAATCTTGCTCTCTGTCCTGCAAACCATGCCCCGCTGCGCGAACAAGGTGCTATTCCAAGGTTAGTTCAGTTGCTGGTTAGAGCACACCAAGATACCCAGCGACGTACTTCTATGGGAGGAACACAACAGCAGTTTGTG GAGGGTGTGCGGATGGAAGAAATTGTTGAGGGCTGCACTGGAGCTCTGCATATTCTTGCACGTGATGTTCATAATCGAATTGTAATCAGGGGTCTAAATACCATTCCACTATTTGTGCAG TTATTGTACTCTCCAATTGAGAATATCCAGAGAGTAGCTGCAGGTGTACTTTGTGAACTGGCTCAAGACAAGGAAGCAGCTGAAGCAATCGAAGCTGAAGGAGCAACTGCCCCTTTAACAGAACTGCTCCATTCTAGGAATGAGGGTGTTG CAACATatgcagctgcagtgctgttcAGAATGTCTGAGGACAAACCACAAGACTACAAGAAGAGACTTTCTGTTGAACTGACAAGCTCTCTGTTCCGGACTGAGCCAATGGCTTGGAACGAG ACAGCAGATCTTGGACTTGATATTGGTGCCCAGGGAGAACCTCTTGGATACCGCGCAGATG ATCCTAGCTACCGTTCTTTCCACTCTGGCGGATACGGTCAGGATGCCTTGGGTATGGACCCTATGATGGAACATGAAATGGGTGGCCACCACCCTGGTGCTGACTACCCAGTTGATGGTCTGCCAGATCTTGGCCATGCCCAGGACCTTATGGATGGGCTGCCTCCAGGTGACAGTAATCAGTTGGCCTGGTTCGATACTGACCTGTAA